The genomic window ACTTGGGAGTCGCAACGCGACGGCAGGTGCCTCCGCTGGCCGGGACTCCCAGACGGTCCACCCTGCCCCATCTAGTCGTCTCGCAACCATCTTCCTGTCACTCTCCTGCCGCGATGGGTAGAAGATTAAGGGTAGAGAATTCTTCGCCTGACTGGGCAGCCGACGGAGTTACGGGAGGTCACCTACTGAGGGTTGCCGAACAGGAAAGCAAGGCAGCGCCCGCGACGCACAGAATGATGTTTTACAGAATGATTATGACAATGCGCGGCCGCCCCCTTTCCGTTTTCTGTCACAACCAACCGATTACCGAAAGCAACATCAACATTTAAAAGTAAAGCGAGCACGAAGAAGGTCCACCAGAGTACCTTTGCGGCACATCACCGTTAAAATAATGCCCCCTGCGAACGATACTCGAAACACCGGCCGATCAGACCGAAGCAGAGACCACCGCAGCAAAAGAAGAGACCTTCAGGGCAGTAAATGAGCAGAAGAAACAGCAAGGGGCATCAAGCGTGAGTGACAGCAATCTGAAAACCCAATCCACTGGCTATTCCCGAAACGCATCGTTTCCCATCGTCGAGTGCAAGCCAGAACGCCCGGTGCCCCAGCTGCGGCACAGTGGTTCAACTGCCGCCGAACACGGCCTACCAACCCCAGCCGACCTACCAACCTCACCCCGGCTATCAGCCAGCGCCGCAGCATCAACAACCGATGCCGCCCGCATCGGCCCCCATGTCGACCAGTGCAAAAGTCATGCTCGCACTGGGGATTACTGCATGCGTCATGCCACTGCTACTGTGCGGCGGCTGCATGCTGATATTCAGCAGCATCCCCGAATCGCGTCCCCGCACAGCGATGGAGATCAAGCGAGACGAGCTCAACAGCGAACGCTGGGCGTACGTTTACGATGCAAAGGATCGAATCAAAAAAAGCCTCCGATCGCCCAGCACAGCCGAATTCGATTGCGACATCCGTGATTCACGAATCGAGGGCGACTACGCCACCGTCACCGGCAAGGTAACCGCCGTCAACGCCTTCAACGCCCCCATCACCTCCAGCTTCCGTGTCATCTACCTACGCGACCCTATGAAACCTATCGAAGTAACCTTCGACGGAGAGACCATCGTTCTAGATGCCGCTGAAAAAGCTCACAGGGACGAAAAACACGAAACAACAGAAAGTTTACAAGAATAGTTTAATCGGCCCCGCATGAGTCACTACTCATCAATAGACCATACTTCTTGCCCACCGCGCCACTGTTTCCGATCGTCAATAATGCCGATATTCAGAAGGCCTGCTAGCCGCACGAGATAATGGCGATTCACACAGGCAACTACACCTCTTACCCGACTCGCGAAAAGGCTTGACAACATGGCGACCATTCAACGCATCTCGGAGGAGAACGCAACTCCAAAGGCAGATGTAGTTTTCATTCATGGGCTTTGGGGCGATGCGGAAGGCACATGGAAACACCTTGACTCAAAACATGACGGAGCATTTGCCTCATTTTGGCCAATGGACCTAGCTGATGACCACAAATCGGTGGCAGTGTGGACCGTTGGATACGATTCCAGCCCAACACACTGGGCTGGGCATAACATGCCACTACTGGATCGAGCCAACAGCCTCTTGGACCTTCTAAACGCCAACGACATTGGCTCACGCCCATTGCTGTTTATCACACACAGCCTTGGCGGCTTACTCGCAAAAGCAATACTACGGGCCTCACACGAGACACCGAGCGACGATGACAAGCATGAACTACACCTGAACGCCCGTGGTGTTGTTTTCTTCTCGACTCCGCACACTGGATCAAGCCTCGCAAACCTTGTCAAGTGCATACCAGGCGGTCGCTCGACGAGCATCCTGCAAGAACTCTCTCAAGCTGACCCCTACCTACGCAATCTTTGCCAATGGTTCTCGGACAAGGGCAAGGAATTTGACTACAAATGCCTAACGTACTACGAATCTCAAAAAACCAAAGGTCTTACCGTCGTAGATGCGGTCAGTGCAAACCCAAACCATGGAATGCGACCCGTCCCATTTGACGGAGATCATTTCTCAGTCTGCAAAATTCCTGACAGAAGTGACCAAAGATACAAGCAGGTACTAAAATTACTTCACAAAATCACTGAGAACACCAAAACACCGGATCCTGAATTTGCTCATTCCGAAACAATAGAAAATATAGACTTTGAAATCGGAGTCCTGCCAAACCCCCCACAAGACGGCAAGGTTATAGAACATCACCCGCCGTCTCGTACGCTTTCGTACGTTTCCATGGCATCCCCAACTATGATAAAAATTAGTCCCAAAATGGGATACCTGGAGCAGATAAAAAACAGAGAAGCCCTCGACCCCGTCGCGTACTTTTGGAACCCATTTAAATGCCAGTTCCCCTCACTCGACGTGGTGCTTGTAAACAACACGGA from Roseimaritima ulvae includes these protein-coding regions:
- a CDS encoding esterase/lipase family protein; translated protein: MATIQRISEENATPKADVVFIHGLWGDAEGTWKHLDSKHDGAFASFWPMDLADDHKSVAVWTVGYDSSPTHWAGHNMPLLDRANSLLDLLNANDIGSRPLLFITHSLGGLLAKAILRASHETPSDDDKHELHLNARGVVFFSTPHTGSSLANLVKCIPGGRSTSILQELSQADPYLRNLCQWFSDKGKEFDYKCLTYYESQKTKGLTVVDAVSANPNHGMRPVPFDGDHFSVCKIPDRSDQRYKQVLKLLHKITENTKTPDPEFAHSETIENIDFEIGVLPNPPQDGKVIEHHPPSRTLSYVSMASPTMIKISPKMGYLEQIKNREALDPVAYFWNPFKCQFPSLDVVLVNNTEKTLVLSEATLEVKSSKPDFSPVIVVPSNTWDMKLTLKNEGWGKISNAVLRCNILPTSSQEYAPDPPINHIEIGDNFSHVFQLGDFAECTELDLRETFKELGVDTETIAKAGFRNQTIDAFNAMKEGRNVKIAKHIGRFPNTETDEAWAVFPDGYAVVAGLLDFESTNVSGEETKVTLPIRARVFLFNIRYDQPMPPSYQYSAELEHTGINYEVPIKLCQTLKAGDADRFTIRLACTQSAFHQFRIRWNFVGGLNSRSYPIQLHHFVPRTFSREEMEFAESGGLAPEIGDFENVFEGDCVEKTLINTIKMAQLRNMNDRPPS